A single Brassica rapa cultivar Chiifu-401-42 chromosome A04, CAAS_Brap_v3.01, whole genome shotgun sequence DNA region contains:
- the LOC103864467 gene encoding precursor of CEP3: MARINVYLFAFILLLTIKQEFCSVEGRTLAKSTVVKAEEIGADGSVPLLPSAEPLQPPPSHGVDTFRPTVPGNSPGIGHSVHN; this comes from the coding sequence ATGGCGCGAATTAATGTTTACCTTTTTGCATTTATCTTGCTTTTGACTATCAAACAAGAGTTTTGTTCCGTTGAAGGCCGAACACTCGCTAAGTCCACCGTTGTTAAGGCTGAGGAAATCGGCGCTGATGGCTCTGTGCCGCTATTACCATCGGCTGAGCCACTCCAGCCACCACCGAGCCACGGGGTTGATACCTTCAGGCCCACGGTACCTGGAAATAGCCCTGGTATTGGACATTCCGTGCACAATTAA
- the LOC108871636 gene encoding precursor of CEP11, translated as MAKTLRVIYLFLSILLFSEFIGEAQGSCLRRHHPQDYSCKKRSSHHHHNHHHYHKDNPNESESLQRSIKTRRGKDLYRVDAFRPTAPGHSPGVGHSIKT; from the coding sequence atgGCAAAGACCCTTCGTGTGATTTACCTTTTCCTTAGTATTCTCCTTTTCAGCGAATTCATCGGCGAGGCACAGGGTAGTTGTTTGAGGCGTCATCATCCACAGGATTATTCATGCAAGAAACGTTCTAGCcatcatcatcataatcatcatcattatcacaAGGATAATCCGAATGAATCAGAGAGTCTGCAACGAAGCATCAAGACGAGGAGGGGCAAAGATCTTTACCGTGTTGATGCTTTCCGGCCCACCGCGCCAGGGCATAGTCCCGGTGTTGGCCACTCGATCAAGACTTGA
- the LOC103864468 gene encoding wall-associated receptor kinase-like 14 — translation MMTVTALNLILIVIVIGGSVSSSPERCDGACGGLILPYPFGFSHGCPIRFDCSAAGEARIGAFSVQNVTGESIFVRVPHDCYRSVEAMKPLFGERYAPTSENSFLMEQCTNATDGCSIKQRFLETQLKLQSCEVQGNVSCFSADTNSSSTKFFSMKDLRKSSCKMLFSSIAFESVGASLGIALEFERVRLGWWLKGGCGAGNSTCEAIANCKEVDTPDGNAGHRCSCPEGYLGDGFIESPCKKALPNCRGSKLVWGHCRSSLAIVVGGTVGGAFLLAGLALLFACKQKRSASLRSHLNAKRFLSEATGNSNVAFFPYKEVEKATNGFSEKQRLGTGAYGTVYKGKLQNDEWVAIKRLRHRDSESVDQVMNEIKLLSSVSHPNLVRLLGCCIDQGDPVLVYEFMPNGTLSEHLQREIGNGLPWTVRLTVATQTAKAIAYLHSAMNPPIYHRDIKSTNILLDYDYNSKVADFGLSRLGMTETSHISTAPQGTPGYLDPQYHQCFHLSDKSDVYSFGVVLAEIITGLKAVDFTRPHTQINLAALAVDKIGSGCLDEIIDPILDVSLDAWTLSSMHTVAELAFRCLSFHSDMRPTMTEVADELEQIRLGGWIPNMSLDSPTGSERSASVKKASAGSRRLVVPPKQPDILAFVEEKDDCSPVSVQDPWLSAQSSPSTNTLLGNIPR, via the exons ATGATGACGGTGACGGCGTTGAATTTGATTTTAATCGTGATCGTAATCGGAGGATCCGTCTCGTCTTCTCCGGAACGTTGTGACGGAGCATGCGGCGGATTGATCCTGCCTTATCCTTTCGGGTTCTCACACGGCTGTCCTATCCGATTCGATTGTTCCGCGGCGGGGGAAGCGAGGATCGGAGCTTTCTCCGTCCAGAACGTGACGGGAGAGAGCATATTCGTCCGCGTCCCGCACGACTGTTACCGGAGTGTTGAAGCCATGAAGCCTCTCTTCGGCGAGCGTTACGCGCCGACGTCGGAGAACAGTTTCCTCATGGAGCAGTGCACGAATGCAACCGATGGATGTTCGATTAAGCAGAGGTTTCTCGAGACGCAGCTGAAGCTGCAAAGCTGCGAAGTTCAGGGGAACGTGAGCTGTTTCTCTGCGGATACGAACTCGAGCTCGACCAAGTTTTTCAGCATGAAGGATTTGAGGAAGAGCTCGTGCAAGATGCTGTTTTCGTCTATAGCTTTTGAGTCTGTTGGTGCGAGTTTGGGTATAGCGTTGGAGTTTGAGAGGGTTAGGTTAGGTTGGTGGCTAAAGGGAGGTTGTGGAGCTGGAAACTCAACTTGTGAGGCTATTGCTAATTGTAAGGAGGTTGATACTCCTGATGGCAATGCAGGACACCGGTGCTCGTGTCCCGAGGGTTACCTTGGAGATGGGTTCATCGAATCTCCTTGCAAGAAAG CATTACCGAACTGCCGTGGTTCAAAGCTAGTCTGGGGACACTGTAGATCTAGCCTTGCTATTGTTGTAGGAG GAACTGTCGGTGGAGCATTTTTGCTAGCTGGGTTGGCTCTTTTATTCGCTTGTAAGCAGAAACGGTCTGCTTCTTTGAGAAGCCATTTAAACGCAAAGCGTTTTTTGTCTGAAGCTACTGGCAACTCAAATGTCGCCTTCTTTCCTTACAAGGAGGTCGAGAAAGCAACAAATGGTTTCTCTGAAAAGCAGAGGCTAGGAACAGGCGCATATGGTACAGTCTATAAGGGGAAGCTCCAAAATGATGAATGGGTTGCAATCAAAAGACTCAGACACAGAGATTCAGAGAGTGTCGACCAGGTCATGAACGAGATCAAGCTTCTTTCCTCGGTAAGCCACCCGAATCTTGTCCGTCTCTTAGGATGCTGTATAGACCAAGGCGACCCGGTTCTCGTTTATGAGTTCATGCCAAATGGAACTTTATCAGAACATCTACAGAGAGAGATAGGGAACGGTCTTCCATGGACGGTGCGTCTCACTGTTGCCACCCAAACAGCTAAAGCAATCGCGTATCTCCACTCTGCAATGAACCCACCAATCTATCACCGTGACATCAAGTCCACCAACATCCTTCTCGACTATGATTACAACTCCAAAGTTGCAGACTTCGGACTCTCTAGGCTCGGAATGACTGAAACGTCCCACATCTCAACGGCTCCTCAAGGGACACCTGGCTATCTCGACCCGCAGTACCATCAATGCTTCCATCTCTCTGATAAGAGCGACGTCTACAGCTTCGGAGTGGTTCTTGCTGAGATTATAACAGGGTTGAAAGCTGTTGACTTCACTCGCCCGCATACTCAAATCAACTTAGCTGCTCTTGCTGTTGACAAAATCGGATCAGGCTGTCTTGACGAGATTATAGACCCGATTCTCGACGTGAGTCTAGACGCATGGACGCTCTCGTCAATGCACACCGTGGCTGAGCTTGCTTTCCGGTGCTTATCCTTCCACAGTGACATGAGACCGACGATGACTGAAGTAGCCGACGAGCTTGAACAGATACGGCTCGGCGGTTGGATTCCAAACATGAGCCTGGATTCACCGACCGGAAGTGAAAGATCAGCATCAGTTAAAAAAGCATCAGCAGGAAGCAGAAGACTCGTTGTCCCTCCCAAGCAACCGGATATACTCGCTTTTGTCGAAGAGAAGGACGATTGCTCACCAGTCTCGGTTCAAGATCCTTGGCTAAGTGCACAGAGCTCACCTTCTACAAACACATTGCTTGGTAACATTCCCAGATGA